The genome window GCACTCGTCCCTCACCGTGCTGCCGGTCTACGGCGGCCAGCCGATCGATCGCCAGCTGCGCGCCCTGGATCGCGGCGTGCACGTGGTGGTGGGCACCCCAGGCCGCATCCTCGACCATATCGAGCGCGGCACGCTCAAGCTAGAGAACGTGCGCATGGTGGTGCTGGATGAGGCCGACGAGATGCTGGACATGGGCTTCGTCGAGGATATCGAGGCCATCCTGAAGGAGACCCCCGCCGAGCGCCAGACCGCGCTGTTCTCGGCCACCATGCCCGGCCCGATCGCCGAGCTGGCCTCGCGCTATATGCGCGAGCCGGAGCGAATCGTGGTGAAGGCCGAGCAGCTGACGGTGCCCCAGATCCGCCAGGTCTACTACGAGGTCGGCGGCCGCGACAAGTTCGAGATGCTGGCCCGCATCCTCGACTTCGAGCAGCCGACCTCGGCTATCATCTTCTGCCGCACCAAGAGCGAGGTCGACTCGCTCGGCGAGCGCCTGATCGCCCGCGCCTTCCCAGCCGAGACGCTGCACGGCGACCTGAGCCAGACCCAGCGCGACCGCGTGATGGGCCGCTTCCGCACCAACCAGGTCGAGGTGCTGGTGGCCACCGACGTGGCGGCGCGCGGCCTCGACATCGAGCACGTGTCGCACGTGATTAACTACGACATGCCGCTCGACCCCGAGATCTACGTGCACCGCATCGGCCGCACCGGCCGCGCGGGCCGCACCGGCTCGGCCATCACCCTGGTGACGCCGCGCGAGCGCCGCCTGCTGCGCTCGATCGAGCGCTCCACCAGCGCGCCCATCCAGCGCCTGCGCCTGCCCACCATCGCCGATGTGATCGCCCGCCGCCGCGAGACCTTCAAGGAGACGCTGCGCGAGACGATCGAGCAGGGCGGGCTGGAGCCGTACACCATCATGGCCGAGGATCTGGGCGAAGTCTACAGCCCCACCGATCTGGCCGCCGCCGCCTTCAAGCTGCTGCTCGGCGCGCCCCAGGATGAGTCCGAGGACGTGCTGGCCGCCGCTGAGCCTTCCGAGGAGGAGCGCAGCCGCCGCAACCGCGCCGACCGCGACTTCCGCGGCGGGCGCGAGTTCGGCGGTGGCCGCGAGTTCGGCGGCGAGGGCGACTTCCGCGGTGGTCGCCGCAGCTTCGGCCCCGAGCGCGGCATGACCCGGCTCTACATCGACGTGGGCCGCGACGATGGCGTGCGCCCCGGCGACATCGTAGGCGCGATCGCCAACGAGGCCAACATCCCTGGCCGCGCCATCGGCAACATCGAGCTGTTCGAGCGCTTCGCCTTCGTCGAGGTTCCCGAGCAGTTCGGCGAGCGCGTGATGCGCGCCCTCAAGCGCACCACCATCCGCGGCCGCAAGATCTCGCCTAGCGTGGCCAAGCCCCGCCGCTAGATCGGCCCGCCCTTCGCACGCAGAAGCCCGACGGTGCTAACCGCCGGGCTTCTTTTTGTGCCGCGCGC of Chloroflexia bacterium SDU3-3 contains these proteins:
- a CDS encoding DEAD/DEAH box helicase, with translation MTFADLGLNESILRAIGELGFEEPTPIQARTITKLLEGVDVIAQAQTGTGKTAAFSLPIIERIDPAVRIPQALILTPTRELAVQVAEAFHSYSKHSSLTVLPVYGGQPIDRQLRALDRGVHVVVGTPGRILDHIERGTLKLENVRMVVLDEADEMLDMGFVEDIEAILKETPAERQTALFSATMPGPIAELASRYMREPERIVVKAEQLTVPQIRQVYYEVGGRDKFEMLARILDFEQPTSAIIFCRTKSEVDSLGERLIARAFPAETLHGDLSQTQRDRVMGRFRTNQVEVLVATDVAARGLDIEHVSHVINYDMPLDPEIYVHRIGRTGRAGRTGSAITLVTPRERRLLRSIERSTSAPIQRLRLPTIADVIARRRETFKETLRETIEQGGLEPYTIMAEDLGEVYSPTDLAAAAFKLLLGAPQDESEDVLAAAEPSEEERSRRNRADRDFRGGREFGGGREFGGEGDFRGGRRSFGPERGMTRLYIDVGRDDGVRPGDIVGAIANEANIPGRAIGNIELFERFAFVEVPEQFGERVMRALKRTTIRGRKISPSVAKPRR